Below is a genomic region from Bdellovibrio bacteriovorus.
TTCGTCAACGTCGTTTTGCCGAAGTCGTGCGCCTAGAGCATGGGCCGAAACCAGATCCTTGGATGCTGAAGTTTTTGATGGAAGAGTTAGAGCTCACAGAAGATGACATCTACGAATTGCCGAGCATGCTCGACTTTACGGATCTGGGAATCATTGCCGACTTAAATCTTCCAAAATTAAAGTTTGAGCCGTACACCCCCGTTGTGTCGCCAGCCTTTGCTGAAGACGGAGCCGGAATTTTTAACGCAATCAAAATGTCGGATCAGTTGGTGCACAATCCTTACGAAAGCTTCAAAGCTTCTGTAGAAAATTTCATTCGGGTGGCCTCTGAGGACCCGAAGGTTCTGGCGATCAAAATGACTTTGTATCGTACGGGCGACAACAGTCCTTTCATCAAAGCCTTGATCCGAGCTGCTGAACAGGGAAAGCAAGTTGTCTGCTTAGTCGAGCTCAAAGCCCGCTTCGATGAAGAAAGAAATATTTATTGGGCGACAGAGCTTGAAAATGCGGGCGTTCACGTTGTTTACGGAGTAGTGGGGTTAAAGACTCACGCAAAAACCGCATTGGTCGTTCGCCAAGAGCAAGAAGGTCTAAAATGCTATGCGCACATCGGGACTGGGAACTACAATGTCACGACTTCGCGTTTTTACACGGATCTAGGGTTGCTGACGGCTCGCGAAGAAATCACCAGCGACATTGTTGAGTTTTTCCACTATCTGACCGGTCGTTCCTTAAAGAGCAACTATCAGAATCTTTTGATTGCGCCAGTGAATATGTTCACTCGCTTTAAAGCGATGATTGAGCGTGAAGCTGAACATGCAAAACACGGCAAGCCCGCGCAAATTATCGCGAAGTTTAATAACTTTGAAGAAAATGACATCGCGGTCGCTCTGTACGCGGCTTCGCAAAAGGGTGTCGATATTGACATGATTGTCAGAGGTTTTTGTTGCTTACGCCCGGGAGTGCCTGGAATGAGTGAGCGCATTCGAGTCAGTTCCATCATTGGCAGATTCTTAGAGCATTCACGTCTTTTCTATTTCCGAAATGGCGCTAAAGATCCCGTTGATGGAGAGTTCTATTTAGGCTCAGCAGACTGGATGTATCGCAATCTGCATGCCCGCGTAGAAGCTATAGTGCCTATTTTAGATCGAAATTTAAAAGAAAAGTGCTGGGAGATTTTAAATCTCTGTGTAAAAGAGCAGCGTCAATCATGGCACATGAATTCGGACGGGACTTATACACGACGCAACTCTACAGATCCGGGAATTCACCAAACTTTGATGCAAATGGCGAAAGCTCGCGTTACATTGGTTGAGGATAGTCACTCAGGGGCCGATTAACGTGGAACTTATCATCATTCGACATGCTGTTGCGGAAGAGCGCGAAGAGTTTAAAAAGAAAGGCTTGGAAGATCATTTTCGTCCTTTGACTTTAAAAGGGCGAAAAAAGATGCAAAAAGTCTGTGTTGAACTTCGCGACCACGTGAAGGAATTGGATCTTATTGTTTCCAGTCCTTTAACGCGCGCAAGGCAGACCGCCGAAATCATCTCGCAAATTTACTTTGAAACTAAAGTCGTTGAAGCACCGGAATTAGTCCCTCACAGTCCGCCCCAGGCTTTTTTGAAATGGATGCGCACGCAAGTTCGTCATGCGAAGCGCATTGCCATTGTGGGACATGAGCCTCATTTAAGTTCTTTTGCTAGCTACATGTTAACAGGAAAAACCGAAAGCTTTATTGACCTTAAAAAAAGCGGCATTATTGCATTAGAGCTTGAGTCCTTTGCTCACGCCGAAGCGGGCGGGGCGCAGTTGCTCTATTCAATTCCACCTAAATTTTTAGTCGATTAACGGGATTTTGCCATATCCCAAATCAACCCATCGCGCAGGCCCACACTTGGGATGAGAATCTTTTGCGTTTCTGCTTGGCGCATAATGGTTTCAACCAGCATTGCTGCAGGGACGATGACATCGGCTCGGTCCGGACGAAGTTTTAATTTTTCGATGCGTTCTTTCACCTTAAGAGCACGCAGCTTGGCAATAATTTCTGAAAGCTCTGGCAAAGTTAAAAAGGTGTGTGGCGTCTTCTTTAAAAGATCCACCTTCAATTTTCCTAAGCATTCTAGGTTTCCACCGGTGCCGATGGCAAAATCCACGGGATCGTGATCGCAGTTTTTATAAATATGCTCGCCCAAGTCAGCCAGGAATTCTCCCAAGACAATGTTGAGATGGCTTTCATCGAGCTTTCTTTTTGTCAGATTTTCTAAAATGCGGACTGTTCCCATGGGAAAAGACTTGGTCGCGATCATTTTATCGCCTTTAGAAAAAGTGACCTCGACACTGCCGCCGCCAATATCAATCAGCATGCTTTTTTTGCTGTCTAAATCGATTTCGTTACGAACCGCCTGGTGAATCAGGCGGCCTTCTTCGCCGCCATCAATAATTTCAATTTTAATGCCCGAGCTTTTAAAGATTTCGTCCACAAAATGCTGACGGTTTTTAGCTTCCCGGCAGGCGCTGGTGGCCACGGCTCGGCAGCGCACGACGTGTTCCTTTTTATTGGTTTCAGCATACTGGTGGAAGGCGGCTTTGGCGCTTTCAATTGTTGAAGGCGTAATTAAACCTTCTGTGAAGACGTCGTGGCCTAAGCGAACCGCCGCGCGAAATTTTTTTACCACATGCAACGTCGGAGAGTTTTCAGAAACATCAGCAATCATCATGCGAATTGCGTTAGAACCAATATCAATAGCAGACAAACGACGTGACACGATAAACTTCTCCATCCTTGGCAATAGTATATAAAACTGGCAGCATAAGAGGCATGAAAAAATACAGTTTTGCCTTTTTATTTTTGCTTTTTGCCTCTTCGCAGGCAAACGCTTTGTCGGACTTAGAAATCTCGGGTGAGGTGGATATTTCCGCCACTGTTTGGAATCTTCCGACGGGAGAGCGTGGCAATAGTGCTTTTAACATTCCCAGTTTGTTTTTAAACTTCGAGGCTCCCTTGAAGGATGATAATTTGTTGGTATTAACACTCGAAGGCTCAGAGCAAGAAATAAACTCTGACGAGCGTTTTGAAGTGCGTGTGCGTGAAGCCTACTTGGATTTGGTGAGCGTCTTTAGCGGCATGCACGCACTTCGCGCCGGTTTAATTCCACAAACATGGCAAGAAGCTCAATATGAGCAATACGGTTATCGTTTTTTAGGAACTGATGCCTGGGCTATCACAGAAAAGTGGAGATACCTGAACTATTCGGATTTGGGTGTTTCGTTTATGTCCCAGTTGCCGGCAGATTGGGGAGAGTGGGCTTTGTCATTGGCTAACGGCGAAGGCGCCAACGAAAAGGAAGAAGGTTCGCAGAAAGAAGCCGCGTTGTTTGCGCGTTTCACACTGTGGTCTCCTTTAAGTCTGTCTTTCAATTACGTGCGCGGAAGTTATGACAAGTATTCAGGAAGTGCTGCCGTGAAAGAGCGTATTCAGGCTTTACTTGAGTACGACAAGGAAGACAGCTTTATCGCAGGTCTTGAACTTCTGATGACGAAAGACCCTGCGGACGCGATCAGTGATTTGAAAATCGCCGAGTCCGTGGACGTGACCGACTTCCTGGGGCAATCCGTGGAAGGTCGGGCGGCAAGTGTTTATACTGTGATTAGCACGGGTCCCAAAGCGGAAGTGCTGCTTCGTTATGACTATTTGGATGCGATGGCCAATGAGGATGGCAAGGATTTACAAACGATTCTAGCCTCTTTGGGTTATCAAGTGAGCGAAGATATCAAGGCGGCTTTTGCGGTCGATTATACTCGTTATGCTGAAAACTACGCACCGGGAGTGAGAGATCGCTCTAAAGTCGAGTTGGCAGCGCAAGTTCTGTTTTAAAGAGAGTTCCCTAATCCCACGCCTTAGCGTTACAGAGGCGTCGAGGATTATGAAATGACTTCTTAACTGTGTTAGGATTCTGTTAGAATCCCTAGAGATGCCGTGTTAAGCGGTGCTTTTCTTTCGTAAATAATTATAACCAAAGCCAAGTGCTGGAATGGAATGCCATGGAAAGAGCAATTGATACTCTCATTGAAGACCTAAAAAAGATGATTCTTCTTATGGGTGGTCACGTTGAAAAATCCCTAGCGCAAGCAACGGCGGCCTTGTTGTCGAAAGACCTTTCATTGTTCGAAGGCGTTCACGCGATTGAGAAACTGATCAACGAAGATCATATCAAAGTCGATAATGCGTGCATGCAGCTTTTGGCAAAACAAGGGCCGGTTGCGAAGGATCTGCGTTTGATCCTTTCGGTTATTAAAATTAATAACGACCTTGAACGCATGGGCGACCAGGCCGTGAATATTTCTCACACTGGTAAAGACTATCTAGGTCGTAAACCGATTCCGGCGCAGTTGGGTGACATTCAAAAGATGTCTGAGATTGCAGGAAGAATGGTGAAGGGCTCCTTGGACTGTTTTGTTCGTGGAGATGTGGAGCAGGCTAAAAAGATTCTGATGATGGACGATGAAGTCGACCATTTGAAGAATAAAGTTTTTAAAGACTGCATGGCCCACATGAAATCGCACTCGGAAGATGTCGAGGCGGGTTTGGATTTGATTTTAATCGCAAGGAATCTGGAACGTTTAGGTGATCATGCGACAAATATCGCTGAAGACGTGATTTTTGCGTTTACTGGTAAAGACGTGCGACACGGGGGCAAGTTTGGCTGACAATTCGATTCAAGTGCTAGTGGTAGAAGATGA
It encodes:
- the ppk1 gene encoding polyphosphate kinase 1; translated protein: MNTPKASPKRTSKKQSTRKPKVVEHPLSSESLFSSREIGWLNFNRRVLAEAEDVRNPLLERVRFLSISGSNLDEFFMKRVGGLKRHVAYGISPKSADGKTPLHQLQEIRSYVNPMLQDQAHCFSKSLKPALEKEEIFLLTWSELSDKEKEQVKKYYHKNVFPVLTPLSVDPGHPFPFISNLSISLGVTLKHPHTEDKLFARVKIPKVLPQWIRVDPESSVYRFVSMLEVIKENLADLFPSMQVLDVMPFRLTRNADSDQDQEDAEDLLEAIEEELRQRRFAEVVRLEHGPKPDPWMLKFLMEELELTEDDIYELPSMLDFTDLGIIADLNLPKLKFEPYTPVVSPAFAEDGAGIFNAIKMSDQLVHNPYESFKASVENFIRVASEDPKVLAIKMTLYRTGDNSPFIKALIRAAEQGKQVVCLVELKARFDEERNIYWATELENAGVHVVYGVVGLKTHAKTALVVRQEQEGLKCYAHIGTGNYNVTTSRFYTDLGLLTAREEITSDIVEFFHYLTGRSLKSNYQNLLIAPVNMFTRFKAMIEREAEHAKHGKPAQIIAKFNNFEENDIAVALYAASQKGVDIDMIVRGFCCLRPGVPGMSERIRVSSIIGRFLEHSRLFYFRNGAKDPVDGEFYLGSADWMYRNLHARVEAIVPILDRNLKEKCWEILNLCVKEQRQSWHMNSDGTYTRRNSTDPGIHQTLMQMAKARVTLVEDSHSGAD
- the sixA gene encoding phosphohistidine phosphatase SixA; this translates as MELIIIRHAVAEEREEFKKKGLEDHFRPLTLKGRKKMQKVCVELRDHVKELDLIVSSPLTRARQTAEIISQIYFETKVVEAPELVPHSPPQAFLKWMRTQVRHAKRIAIVGHEPHLSSFASYMLTGKTESFIDLKKSGIIALELESFAHAEAGGAQLLYSIPPKFLVD
- a CDS encoding Ppx/GppA phosphatase family protein, with protein sequence MSRRLSAIDIGSNAIRMMIADVSENSPTLHVVKKFRAAVRLGHDVFTEGLITPSTIESAKAAFHQYAETNKKEHVVRCRAVATSACREAKNRQHFVDEIFKSSGIKIEIIDGGEEGRLIHQAVRNEIDLDSKKSMLIDIGGGSVEVTFSKGDKMIATKSFPMGTVRILENLTKRKLDESHLNIVLGEFLADLGEHIYKNCDHDPVDFAIGTGGNLECLGKLKVDLLKKTPHTFLTLPELSEIIAKLRALKVKERIEKLKLRPDRADVIVPAAMLVETIMRQAETQKILIPSVGLRDGLIWDMAKSR
- the phoU gene encoding phosphate signaling complex protein PhoU; the encoded protein is MERAIDTLIEDLKKMILLMGGHVEKSLAQATAALLSKDLSLFEGVHAIEKLINEDHIKVDNACMQLLAKQGPVAKDLRLILSVIKINNDLERMGDQAVNISHTGKDYLGRKPIPAQLGDIQKMSEIAGRMVKGSLDCFVRGDVEQAKKILMMDDEVDHLKNKVFKDCMAHMKSHSEDVEAGLDLILIARNLERLGDHATNIAEDVIFAFTGKDVRHGGKFG